From the genome of bacterium:
CTCAACTTAAAATGTCCTTGTACGACAACGACAGTGAACTTGGTTTTTACAAATTTTATTATCAGCTTTTGCACCATTGGATACTGGATTTTAATGAATACAGAATTTTCTGTGACATCAAGACGAATCGCGATCCTGATCGGTTAAAGGTACTTAAAAGATGTCTTCAATACGCAAATCTTTCATCGATTATTACAGACATTCAATCCTTGCCATCCAGGCAGGTTGTATTGATCCAGCTTTGTGATTTGCTGCTTGGAGCTGCAAGCAGCAGAATGAATAACACACTAAAAGCCGGTTCTGCAAAGAGTGAATTGGTTTGTTTTTTGGAAAAAGGGATAGGAATTGACACACTTGCTCCCACACCCAAGGGAACTGAGAAGTTCAACATCTTCAAGATACAACTAAATGGGGGATGGTAGTTGAACTGCCTTTAATTAAATCAAAGTTTTTTAACTTGATTACGTACTTTGACCATGCACAGATATCTGATTATGGTAACGGGCAGTCTTTTGGTTTTAAAGCAGACTTGAATCACATGGAAAGCATTCTGGATTTTCAATTTGTTTTTGAGAGAAGAATTCTCGGCAGAGAGTTTATCTCTAATTATTTCGGCCCATTTTATGAAATCCTCAGAAATACCTCGCTCGGCGAATTGATGGAGTATTACGAATCTCTCGGCGGGGATGTTTCAGGTGTTCCGCAGGAGTTCAGGGATGCACTTTATGAGATTCCTGTAAACAAGCAGATGCTGCTTCCCATGATGACGGAAAAGAGAAAAGGGTGGTTCGGTGCAATGCGGTTCAATTTTCTGCACCTTATTACTGCAATGGGATATTACCAGAGGATTGACGGTGAGGCAAACAGCGGGCTTATGCATCTCGGCGCAGCTCTGTCCCGTTCAATTCCCCTTATCAGTCTTGAGGCAAGCTATGATAAGTGGGGAGTTGACAATTTGAAAGATGCTACAACCCTTGATTATCGTTCTGTGGCACGGTTCGGAGTAGGGTATAAAGTTAAACCCTATCTTCTTCTGTATATGGATTATATCTGGAATTTCAAGATGAACGAGGAAACAGGAAGGTATGAACCTCAGGAGAGATTCCAGCCGAGGCTTGCGTTCAGGTATAATTTCGGAAAGTTTTAACTAAAATTGTTGTAAATAAAAAATATAGCCGGGGTTTTGCCCCGGCTTTTTGTTTGAACTGCTTAGAAAAATCTGTAATAAGTATAGCTTTCTGAGAAAGTCTTAACATGTTAAGATAAATGAAATTAAGGTTTATAAATAATGGATTAACTCCATATATTTCAGCAAATTTACTATGGGCTTGATAAAAACAATCTCCACAAATTTTGTTTGAATGCTGAATTATTATTCTTTCAGGTGTACCCAAATGTTTATAAATAAAAAGAATAAGTAGTAATTGAAAATATAATAGGAATAAAAATAAATAAACACTACTTGACAAATCTTTTTTTATTTTTTATATTTAGAAAGTTGATGGTATATTTTAAGTAGTACAGTAGTTGCATCTTTAGTTCAAACATCATACCATAATTGCAGCAAAGCAGTTTTTGCATCTGATTGCAGAGGATTAGTACATCCTGGAATTAAAAGGAGTATTTCCTCAATAAGAAAGATGCGCCAAAAATTATCCTAAAAAAGTCAAATTCCATTCAGGGGGAATTTGTGAAGCACGTGAAAGTTGTTAAAATATTACTTGGAATAATTTTAATATTCTTATTATTGTTTAATTTTGAATATATACATAAAAAATATAATATGAAAAATGAACTTAATATAGAATCAATAGATGTGAATGAATCTTATCACCTTTTTAAAACAAGCAATCCAATATTTTTGGATGCCAGACCTGTGGGATTTTTTAAATATGAACATATACCGAATGCTGTTTCATTACCATATACTATACATATTATAAAAAGTAAAATAAAATTTCTACCAAAGGATAGTTTGATAATTACTTATTGTGATCATTCTGGATGTACATTGGGTTATTTATTAGCAAAATATTTAAGAAAAAATGGATTTTCTCACGTATATTTTTTGAATGGAGGTATAGATTTGTGGAGGCAGAAAGGATATGATATGGATAGATTACAAATTGAAAAAAATAATTAAATATTAAGAGGTCATGTTATGATAAGTTGTTACCGGATTAATAGTTTGAAGAGATGGAATAAACAGGTTATAGTTTATTTAACCCTTACAGTTGTTCTTCTGTTCTTTTCTTGTTCAAACAAAATAAATAAAATAGTCGATTTTAGTGATATCTTTACACAGGTTGACTCACTTTTAATGGGTGATAATGATTCAATATCACAGCCTGTTGATGTAGCAAGAGTTGATGATAGTTCTTTTGTTTTTATTGATTTTTGGGCAAGAAGTATTTTTTCTTTATATAAAGCTTCGGGAAAAATAATGAGAATAGGTGAAACAGGTAGGGGACCGGGTGAATACATATGGCCTGACAAGCTAATAGCAAATAATGATAAGATATATTTTAGTGATTTTCAAACAAGGACGATACAGAAGATTGATATTCAGGGAAAATATTATAACAAAATAATAGTTGATTCGCCAATAAGAAGGTTTTGTATTGATAAGTATAACAATTATTATATATTAGCCCCATCAAAAGAACAACTAAGGGTATATGATAAAAGAGGAAAACTAAATAAAAAGCTTTTACCTGTTAATGAAAAGTATAAATATCCAATATCAAAATTACATGGAGGAGGGATATGTTATGATAATAATAAATATATTTATTTTGCAAATGTTATTGGAGCTGAGATTTATAAAATTAAATTAGATTCGTCTTACATAGAAAAATTCAGCAGAATAAGTTCTCCTGTCTACAAAAAAGTGCCAATGAAATTACAGGGGGATTCATATTTAAATTTTGACGGGCCAAAAAGGCGTAAATTATTGGAGCAAGTTACTAAAATAATGAATTTGTATTTTATTGATACTTCGAAAGGTTATGTGGCAGTTTATTTAAAGGATGGTGACAATTTTAATTTTATTGAAATTTGGGATAAAGATGGAAAGCTATTAAGAGTAGCAATTTTTTCTCAAAGTGAGTATCCTATTGGATGTAGCAATGGAGAAATTTTTACAATTAAAGAAAGAACGATAGCTGGTAATGAAGATAAAATAGAGTTTTGGTTAAATATTTATCATATTAATGATATAACAAGAAAATAATAATTTCCGCTATATATTTAAGGTATAGTGGGAATATGGAGGAAGTAAAAATGACAAAATGGATTTTTGTGTCAGTTGTTGTGATATTATTATTGACTATATTTAATGTAAGTAATGTAAGATTGTTAAATGCGGAAAAAAATGTTTCAGGAACTTGTTTTAATCATGCTAATTCGGATTGTCAGTCTTATCAATTACCGCATGGTACACTTTGGGTATGTCAGGAAGGTTATAAAGGCCATAACTGCAGTGATACATGATAGTAATAAGTTGTGGCATGTTAAAATAATAAAATAATGCCTTTATTTAAAGTTTAATTTTTATAAAAGTGTGATTTGGCAGTTGTATCAAATTCTTGTATATCCTTAATTTGTAAAAGGTTGCAATATTTAAATTGCAGCCTTTTACTTTTCTGCCTCCGGGGCTGTATCAAAAGTCCTTTAAATAGTACATAGATTTCTAAAGTAAAAACACTTGAAAGGCACCCCAAGTTATTGTAAATTATGTTTATAACAACAAAGACAATAACAAAAAAAGGAGCACCTTTCAAGTGAAAGCTAAAATACAGTTAAGACAATAAAAACTTCATTCACCGGTGGTAAATTAAGCCTTTATCCATAGAAAACCCGGAAGAGCCTTATGTTCTAAATACTGAATTATGACTTTTTAAGGGAGATCCTGCTTTTCCCTACCTCCTCAAACTCGCTGTTATGCGTTTCGGATTTAATAAAATTTCCATAGCATCAATAATGCTTTTACAAATTATATCCGAGTTTAAAATTGTAGCTTTTGCTGCTCCTTCTTCCTGAATCACTGCAATACCGAGTTCTGCACTTCTTACCATTTCATTATCATTAAATCCGTTTCCGATAGCGCAGACATTTTGTTTTTCGAGAGATTTCACAAATTTTGCTTTTTCTTCTGCCTGCGTATCTGAACTTAAAATTTTAAGAGAGCAGGGCACAGATTTCAGCTCTTTTCTTGCCATTCCGAATGTATCTGCAGTAATAACATGGATTTTTACGAAATCGGACAGTTTCAGCAGTCTTTCTCTCACACCTTCAATCAACTTACCGTCAATAGCAAGAGTGCCGTTAAAGTCAAAAACAAGGTGTTTGATGTTTATATTATCTGACCCGGGTATTTGTATTTCAATCATTTCATAACCCTTAATTTTTTGTAAGACAAGTACAGAACAACACCGTCGTGGTCAGATGACCTTAACGGAGAATCTTTGATTCTGCTGAAATATTCCGGTGTGTCGCAGTTACCGCGGCAGAAGACAATATCTGACACGGATTTTTTTAAATTCTGCGAAACAAGGATGTGATCAAAACAGGCGCTGTTGCCCTGATAAATAAATGAATATCTTTCATTTTCTGCAGCTTTAAAGATTGTATCAAAAAGAGGGGGTGTAACAGGAGATTTGGCATGGAAAAAAGATCCGGATTTCTGCTGTCTGCCTGATATCTCTCCCAGAATGTCAGCATATCCGTCGGTAAACTGAAAGGAGTTAAAGTCTCCTGCCACAACTATTTTAAGATTTTTATCAGATGTCTGCAGCTTTTGAATCAGTTTTGCAATTGATACGCTTTGAAGGAATCTTTTCTTCCTGATCCTGAGTGAATCCGGGCCGTCTATTCCATATAGCGACCGTAAATGAACTGCTATCACAACAATGGGAATATCAGCTCTGTTTTTTATATGACAGAATATTGCAAGAGGAGGGCGGTCGTGAAGGAGAGAGTGTTTTTGTCCCCAGTTGAATTTTTTGTTTTTGCAGTATTGAATTACTGAGTCGACAATAATGTTTTTATCCGTAAGAAAACCCACATCCATGCCTGAAGGGTCATTGCCGTTTTTCAGAAAACATTTATAGGATGTTTCAGGGCTCAGTTTTTTTATCTGCTCTGCAATATCTTTAAGTACCTGCTTATTCTCAACTTCTTCAACAGCAAGTATATCAGGCAGATTCATGGTTTTTAATATAAACAGAGCTCTTTTTTTAATCATAAGCCGATATGTTTTGCGGGACAGAACAGCATCTATTGTTGTGTTGTCGTCTATTGTATCAAACATGCGTTTGAGGTTAAATGTACCGATTGTAATTTCGTTTCTGTTTTTTTCCCTCGCTCTGTGTGGTGTCGGCTTTTTCCCAAGAGCGATAAATTTCGGTAAAATTTTATACTGTCCGTAAGAGAATGTCATAATACCTTTTACTGCATCAATTTTTACTCCGCTGAAAAACCGCTGTTTTTTACCTCCAATTCCATCAGGATCGATTTTTATTACTTCTGGGTTGCCGTCCCACACAGGGAATCCTCTCTGACCGGGAAACAGAATCCCGGGTTCGCGGAATGCCCTTTTCCCGGAAAGGGAGATGAATGCCTCTCCGTATCTGTCCGATGGGCCGCAGATAAAGAGTTCTGAAGAAGAAACACGCATGCCTTCAAAACGCTCAAGAAATTGTTTTCTATTTATCAATTCAGGAAGTTTAAAGCAGGGCGGAAGCTTTTTTGTATGTCCTTTTTTTATAATTTTACCGATTAAACTAATCTCGGTTAATTTATGAAATTCCTTAACTTTGCCTTTTATGTCTACAATATCTCCGACTTTTACTTTTGGTTTATATTTAGTGTATACAAAAATTCCGTCGGAAGTAGCAGGATTATTATCACTCCTAGTTATGGGAGTCTGCATAAAGAAGCCGTTTTTTGCAATACCTGTCACAATATTTTTTTTCAGAAATACAGTTTTCCCCTCAAAAGGTGAATAGAGCCCTTTCCCCTGAATTTGGAATATCTCTTTTTTATTGTTGGGATATCCGTACAAGCCTGAAAGTAAAATGAGAATTAAAAGTATGTATACAATTTTCCTTATTGCAGGAATATGGGCAGGGGGATTTCTAAGTGGATTCATAATTGGGGCTCATTTTTTTCGTATTATTGTGCCGGAAAATTCTGTTTCCCAAGGTTAACTTGGGAAACAGAATGCTAATGTATTTATAATTGATTTGAAAAGATTGCTTCGTTATCCGATTGTACGAACTCCTCGCAATGATAAGGAATACATGCAATCTCACTTTTTCTTTTCAGTACTTTTTTCCCCTTTTGATTTTTCTGTGTAGAGCTCTGCTGTACGGCTGATAATTTTCTGGAATTCTTCAGCCATGTTCTGCGGTTTGTCTACTGCTCCGTCAAAAAGCAGGGCTGTTGAAAACAGGCTGTTTGTCAAATCGTCAAGAACAGGGTCTTTGGGATCCTTTTTATAGATGTCAAGCATATTTGTGATAATCGAATGATTCTTATTGATCTCCATTACTTTCGGAACAGCAGATATTTCCTGATTAAGCATGGACATAATCTTCTCCATCTGGGAAGACATTGCTTTATTCTGACTTACAAGAATTGCAGGGCTTTTAACGAGCCGGTTAGACAGGCGAACATCTTCCACCCGGCTGCCCAGTATGTTTTTCATTCTGCGTGTCAGAGTTTCTAACTCTTTTACAACTTCCCTGTCAGGCTCTTCTTCTTTATTTTCAGTACTTCCGGCTTTTTTTATTTCATCGGGATCAGCCTGATCCACGGATTGGATTTGTTTGCCTGAAAATTCCATGAGGCCTGGCAGTGCAAATTCATCGATCGGGTCAAAGCAGTACAGCACTTCAATATCTCTGTCATTAAATATTTCCAGAGTCGGATTTTTTTCAACAGCATCTCTCGAAGCCCCTGAGAGGAAGTATATTTTTTCCTGATTTTCAGCCAT
Proteins encoded in this window:
- a CDS encoding DUF3800 domain-containing protein, with protein sequence MKFEVYCDESMPDLFTTKKPAGRYLMIGGLWLPASLREEMKHKIRRLREKHNTWGEIKWSKVSPSRLSFYLDLIDMFFSYDLELRSRCIAVDHTQLKMSLYDNDSELGFYKFYYQLLHHWILDFNEYRIFCDIKTNRDPDRLKVLKRCLQYANLSSIITDIQSLPSRQVVLIQLCDLLLGAASSRMNNTLKAGSAKSELVCFLEKGIGIDTLAPTPKGTEKFNIFKIQLNGGW
- a CDS encoding rhodanese-like domain-containing protein; translated protein: MKHVKVVKILLGIILIFLLLFNFEYIHKKYNMKNELNIESIDVNESYHLFKTSNPIFLDARPVGFFKYEHIPNAVSLPYTIHIIKSKIKFLPKDSLIITYCDHSGCTLGYLLAKYLRKNGFSHVYFLNGGIDLWRQKGYDMDRLQIEKNN
- a CDS encoding HAD hydrolase family protein, with protein sequence MIEIQIPGSDNINIKHLVFDFNGTLAIDGKLIEGVRERLLKLSDFVKIHVITADTFGMARKELKSVPCSLKILSSDTQAEEKAKFVKSLEKQNVCAIGNGFNDNEMVRSAELGIAVIQEEGAAKATILNSDIICKSIIDAMEILLNPKRITASLRR